The Entelurus aequoreus isolate RoL-2023_Sb linkage group LG04, RoL_Eaeq_v1.1, whole genome shotgun sequence nucleotide sequence tgtttCCAGCTAAAGGAAGGTCATTTCCCACACGGCAAGCGGTGGTGGTAATAAGACCTACCCTAAATAATGACCTTCATTTGACAAGGAGACGGGCGGTCGTTGTAAAACACTTATCCTGAGCTCACCTCTTTGTATTGGGAGTAGACCACAAAGGGCCTGGAGGGAGCCAAGAACCTGAGCAAGCCCATCAGGGTGGGACACGGGTGGAAGCGAGAGGCGATGACCAACCTGCGCATAAAACACATGATCACAGCAAATTATTCCAGGATGAAATACACCAACATTGTTATTGGAAATGTGCATGTATGTTGTAATTCACCCTCAAGTCTTTACTATCTAAGcaaggggtgggcaattaatttttaccgcgggccgcatgagcaacccgagcactgctggagggccacaccgacaatatttcaattaaattttgctcaaattatttttgatataccgtaagataaataataataataataatattttcatttaacctaacttatctttatacaaaagcagatggcttataatagttttatttttaacactttcttacacaacacttcctgatgtataatacaatgcaaaaatttcaatttctgtcactttatattGCAtcgtctttgttgtgaacgtagcacgcctgtaaggtgattggcgaagaaggacgaaatgttgctgttgcggaaatgaggagtgaggatagacgtgggtgtggaaagaacgagataagttgagctatgttagtataggttgctcaataaaagtttaaaaagagcgtcagacttggtgtgcacttcttctggacgctacaattggtgtcagaagtgggatgaaatgcctcccagttcgccttgccatcagacctgggagtcttcattgagggcggaattcccccatgccaagcagcgtggctgcacctgtagacgctgcctctctccttcctccctttctctctctctctttgcgacgaGCTTCTCACATCCGGGATACACACATACATCTGCAGTGCTGCCGGCAccttaagtccccactcaatgtcttttccctcccgttccatcttgacaaagtcgccaggaaacatcgtggcacgtacctcccgatgacgtagcaggctgagcacacaagcagcgcagtatgcgcacacaattaagcagcggCAGTATGCACAAAGTTTTACTTATGATACCaaatgtagcgtccagaagaagtgcacaccaagtctgacgctctttttaaacttttattgagcaacctatactaacacagctcaacttatctcgttccttccacacgcacgtccatcctcactcctcatttccgcaactcaaaaacacaacatcaacttcagcaggtcgttacactatattctttaaacacagcaacctgtgcagtccatgtcttgttgaaaacacgccattcgtcatcaacttttctttttttagcgtctcggggataaccgggcatcacttgtcgctgtgcgccttcactcacaggacatacggccatgaataacacttttcaaaataaaagcagcacagttgtattgcacgcacgacacagatgtttttttaaatttattttgtaatttgtgattgccgctgcgccacgagcatacgtccacacggaagtaatacaaataacgcttttcaaaacaaaagcagcaccgttgtattgcacactcgaaatagatactttttaaaatgtattttgtaatttatgattggcttcacgcgggccggacagggacgtacaaagggtcTGGATGcaggcccgtgggccgcagaatgcccaggtctgatctaagcGAGGGATACGATTTAAGAAGGGACATTATGATGAAGCTGCTATGATGGGGTAGAATCAATAAGCTCCATTAATCACAAAGAGCCTTTAGAGCTACACGTCTTCAAGTTGTCCACCTGGCAGGACACTGACTGCATTCCTCAATCAATTTTTTATTTCTGCAGAACTAATTGAATTAACTGCGATTCATCAGACCAACCCGTCTGCGTTCCTGCCCTGAAGCTGGGCCGCCGCTGCTGCCAGTCGCTTGCGCTTCTCCTCCTGCCTCACCCTTTTCAGCTCAGCCTACGAACACAACATTTGACTTGttcttattaaaaaataaattttaaaaaacaaacaattttggTGCGACATCTCCTTACCTTGGCCTCTTTGCCTCGCTGAAGCTCTCCTTGTAGACTTTGTTCACTGTTCTCATTCGTCACCATGCTGGGGTCCTCTGGACTGTCCCTCTCTTGTGTCTCCAGCTGCGTTGTTGTCTTCTGTGCCGCCACATTGGGTTGCGTTGCTTCTGTGGTGTTGCAACAGGGAAGACATTTAAACTGCTTTAGTGGAAACATTACACTACttaaaaaaagttgaaatgaaaGGTGTCCGAAGTGTTTCAACAACAGCTTGTTTTTTGTCGGCCCTCTGTGTATtttctaaaataaaaatgtattaattttgaATGAGATTTTACACTAACTTGCACACACCACATACAGTGTAATCTAAAGCTTTGCCCAAGTGTTTTTTTTAgccattttacaaaataattttagtTTTGCTAGGTCAGTATGAGTTTAGAGAAAGCAATGGGTggtttgcaacatttaaaaagtattcacagctttgTACAACAGTACATTCCCCACGACCCCTCCCTCCTGCTGAACAACAAGAAATTCAACAGACAAGGtgaattagattttatttttaattattgtagCAAccggctgttaaagttaaagacTTTGTGAGGGGTGACACCAACACCATTACCGCCACCCAAAGGACTGGAGTGGAACAACAACTACCTTGCAGGCAAATTAAAAGAATCAGACACATCATTTGTACTCCATCATTAGATTTTGTAGGTGTAATAGATGACAAAAATGTGCATCTTTTATGTATTTTACTTTCATGGTGTATGCCCTCACTCTGTCCTCCGCAGCTTACCTGTGCTGGGGTCCTTGGCGCTGGTGTCGAGCGTGCCTGCCAGCAAAGCGTTGACGTGGCAGATGGGGAAGTCATGCAGCGTGTCGTGGAAATGAGCGGGGAAGCCAAAGCTCTCCACTCCCGCCCTGACCGGCCCACCCCCCGGGTACATTTGGATCACTGAGCCGTAACCTGGATGGAATTAAATGTTAAATCAGAGGTTGTAAAAAGACAGCACATTctgtattatataaaaataatagcCGCAGTCTATTGGAAGAACTCTGCACTTGCCTCCCATTCTTTCCATAACGGCTCCCAGCACGAGGCCAGCGCATGTTTCAAACACCAACACTTTGCTACCTGCGTGGATGTTGGCCAGGGTCAACATCTGGGCCAGTGTGTCGTATCGCAGGTGACTACATCGCACAAACACATAGCACACTACATCTCACACCACTGTATGTCAAGCAAACCTCGTCACAACAAGCTAAACTCACCAGATCTTTCCCGGCTCTCGTCCGTGATACATGAGCGCCAGGATGCGGCATGTTGGCTTCAGAATGGTCACAGTACTTTCATACCTGCGATAAATACAAACCCAGTATATTAcatcatattgcatcattattatCACCATTTATAACATGTGAGctttacttcttctttttcttcttaatGTACTTGTCCTGAGCGTATTCCGTCTTATCCCTGAAGGTGGAGCTGTTGTCTATAAGCTGTTGAATGATTTCCTGTGAAGCAAAATACACATACGAAATTATTAAATGTATGATGATGATGCATGTCAAAAAAgcagaaaaatttaaaaatatgaaatgaaaacagtcaAAACAGTTAATAGTCAATTATTGACTGTATGTTGATTAAATAACTGTCTTTTCCCCTAATTATAGTTAACATGGTAAAGTGTACCCAAAGTTTTGACTGGTACTTATCAACTTCAATGTATTAAACatgtattgatttttttacaaaaagggggAATTTGGGCCAcactgccaattttttttttcaaatcctaaaattacaattaaaaaatgggaATATAAATTGTAATACAATAGCAACAAacatgcaatattaaaaaaaataaagtatttattTCGAGAAAATTATAGTGATTTTCAGAAATAAAATTGTTGTAATTTTAGCAAGTAAATGTCAGAAACAATTTAGATATTTTTGGCTCTACACCTTGCGGGGCGGCAGctttacacacacaggaagcacagACAGACACTGACTCTTGAGACTCACTAAAGAAGTGCCGCAAAGTATAAAAAATTAGGAGGaagaaaatatgattacaaagccaaatgtcccgttgtaGTAATATTTTAGCTTCAAATTGTATGGGTATTACATGCCCATCAACAGAGACGAACAAGCAAAGAAATAGAAGGTCATGATCACATGATGGCAATAAACAAAGACAATCTCCGACCTGATTTAAATGGGCttttgttgatttattgtgcactggccactttattttgtttaaatttttttatgtagAATTCAATACAaaatctgatttacaacaatccTAGCAAATTCTGAATTTAATAAGCTCAAACAATCAGTTAACACACAATTAATTACCAAAGGGTTTTTAGATacaggtttgtttttttaaaccactttaatattcatgtttttgttattaatttttaCCCCATTCCTGTTTTTAACTTGTTTGTCCTGTAAAGAACCTTTGGCACCATTGTGATGTTGTAAAgtgttgtaaaaataaaactttattcATAAGCGTTATAAAAATGTATCATCCCTGATAAAGAAAATCGAGAACAATCTCCAGGAAGTAAGTGGTGTGTGTCAAAGTCAACAATCAAAAGAATATACTTCACCAGAGTGAATACAGAAGGTTCACCACAAGTGACCAAATAAAAAACATGGAGGCCAGATTAGAATTTGCAAAACAAATTTTGGAACAACATCCTATGGACGGATGAAACACAAATCAATTTGTACCAGAGAACAGTatgaagaagggaaaaaaaaaattcaaaacattgCAGATGCTCATGggtgaagcatggtggtagtagtgtCATGACATGGGCATGTatggctgccaatggaactagttCCTCTGTATTCATTGATGATGTGACTGCTGACAAAAGCAGCAGGATGGATTCTGAAGTGTTTTGGCCAATTTTATCTGCTCATACTCAGCCAAATGCTTAAAAACTTTTTGGACGGTGCTTCACAGTGCAGATGGACAATAACCCAAAGCATTCGGTAAAAGCAAAAAATTAGTCTGTTAAGAGAAAGAAGTGGGATATTGTGCAATGGCCAAGTCAATCACTTGATGAGCATGCATTTTACTTACTGAAGACAAAACTGAAAGGAAAATGTCCCAAGAACAAGGAGGAAGTAAAGACATTAGCAGTAAAGGCATGGCAGAGTGTCAGCAGGgactgcaaaggatttgcaatCAAAGTGAAAGTTTCGATTTATGAATTTGtacaattacttttggtcccttaaaaatgTTGAGTCACATTTACAAACTTTCAACACAATTCACCTAATTTGAATTACAATACTCCCAAATTAAAGCTGGAAGTCAGCAGTTAAAAAACATCTAATCTAGTTTTACTTCAATTCCATTGTGGTGGTAAGTAGAGCCAAAAAGAATAATATTGGGTTGATGTCCCAATATGTATAGACCTGACTACCGTATACACGACACGCCTCAAGGATTGCCTGAATCACACGTCAAGCTGTCTGCCATCTTTGCATAGTCATttgtatggcgta carries:
- the trmt6 gene encoding tRNA (adenine(58)-N(1))-methyltransferase non-catalytic subunit TRM6 isoform X2; the encoded protein is MTDKQDDDDAMHTINEGDHVVLKRGDIFKAVQLQSRKKVVFEKQWFFIDNAVGHLYNTSFEILPGGNLQLPTKKDTQSSNDAKEAGMDNRNIVDDGKSQKLTRDDIETLKEKGLKGQEIIQQLIDNSSTFRDKTEYAQDKYIKKKKKKYESTVTILKPTCRILALMYHGREPGKICHLRYDTLAQMLTLANIHAGSKVLVFETCAGLVLGAVMERMGGYGSVIQMYPGGGPVRAGVESFGFPAHFHDTLHDFPICHVNALLAGTLDTSAKDPSTEATQPNVAAQKTTTQLETQERDSPEDPSMVTNENSEQSLQGELQRGKEAKAELKRVGHRLSLPPVSHPDGLAQVLGSLQALCGLLPIQRAPGGVLHQTQGARRNCQPPTHRHLVKALSGAA
- the trmt6 gene encoding tRNA (adenine(58)-N(1))-methyltransferase non-catalytic subunit TRM6 isoform X1 → MTDKQDDDDAMHTINEGDHVVLKRGDIFKAVQLQSRKKVVFEKQWFFIDNAVGHLYNTSFEILPGGNLQLPTKKDTQSSNDAKEAGMDNRNIVDDGKSQKLTRDDIETLKEKGLKGQEIIQQLIDNSSTFRDKTEYAQDKYIKKKKKKYESTVTILKPTCRILALMYHGREPGKICHLRYDTLAQMLTLANIHAGSKVLVFETCAGLVLGAVMERMGGYGSVIQMYPGGGPVRAGVESFGFPAHFHDTLHDFPICHVNALLAGTLDTSAKDPSTEATQPNVAAQKTTTQLETQERDSPEDPSMVTNENSEQSLQGELQRGKEAKAELKRVRQEEKRKRLAAAAAQLQGRNADGLVIASRFHPCPTLMGLLRFLAPSRPFVVYSQYKEPLVECFTKLKEQGGTVNLRLTDTWLRHYQVLPNRTHPVLLMSGGGGYLLSGITVAMERSAPTTSSTKLLEEPAPKRQKITES